From the genome of Treponema peruense:
CCCAGCCTGTTTATGAAAGACAGGCACCAGCTTAGCATAGGCGGAATAGGCTCGCTCGGATACCACTATTTTCTGAACAGCCTTTTTGCAGTTGGTGTAGACATAGGATTCGGCTTTAACGTAACAATAGGAAGCCGTGTACTCAATTATGTACCTTTCCTGGCATCGTTTACTTTCCAGCCCACAGCCGGAAAATTCGAATTTCCCATAAGCATGAACGTCGGTTTTGCGTGGGAATCGTACAGCAACTACAATTACTTTCCTGGACTTATCCTTAAACCCGAAGCAGGTGTTCACTACAGGCTTACCAGCGGCTGGTCACTGGGACTTGAAGTTGCGTACATGTTTATGCCGCAGTTTAACAAACTTTACGACAGCAGCAGGGAAAACTTCTACGGACAGTTTCTTACCTCTTCCATCGTGGCACGCTATTACTTCTAATTTTGCATAACGGAACAATTTATATGAAAAAGACATTCGGAAAAACGCTTGTAAAAATACTTTCAGTAGCAGTCTGTTCGTGTGCAGTTCTTTCGATGAACTCCTGTCACGACCCTATTTTTGAAAAAATCAATGAAGAAGTTGCCCTTGAAAAACTGGGAATCAACGGTGACGTTATGTCATTTACCAGATTCGGCGACTACATTTACCTGTCAAACGGTCGCGTTTACTACAAAACCGGCAAGTCATCCGCAAAAACAGGAGAACTGAACGGACAGTGGGACCGCGCAACCCTTCCCCTTACAGAAAGCAATGACGGCTATGAAGTCCCGGCTCTTACCATGTACCTGGCTTCTGACAGCACCACACTTTATGCACTTACATACATGTGGAAAGAAGACACCAGCGACGGCGACCAGCTTGTTGACGAAATACATCTTTTTGCAACCACAGACAAAGATCCTTCTGACGGAACAGACTGGAGAGAAGTGTATTTGTCCTCTATTATAACAGGCACAACCAGCAAAGACCCGTACAGCGCCATACGCGTTATCTTTGATAATCAGGCTTATGCAGAATCAGAAAGAAAAGCCTATGTAAATGTATACAGCAAAGAAAAAAGCGCATACACAATTTACAGACTCAACGGAACAGAAACTCCGACAATGGTTACCGAAGGCTACAAACTCAACGGAACAGCCACTCCGGACGCAATTACCGCAGAAACAGACATGAGCACAGTATGTTCTACTACAACCTACAGCGGAACAGACTTTTTTGCAAACTACCATGCACTTGCTTCTACAGCCAACGGAATCTACTATTCCACAAGCGCAACATCATCTGCATACACAAGTTCGGCAAACCTTTCGGGAAGCGCAACGCTCCACTTTGGCAAGTCTTTTAACAACGGAACATTCACCACTCATACATCAAATGACCTTGGAGCTGGAAGCATACTTTCAATTGCGCCTGCAGCCAATGCACTTCTTTTGGGAACATCATCAGGACTTGGCCGCGTAAATATCTCTACCGACGGAACACCTGAGTCATCTTCTTCTGACTTCAGCAGCAACGGTGACTCGATAATTTCTGAATACGTATTCAAAGTATTTGTCCTTGACCCTTCAAAACAGGAAGACACCGCTTCTAACGAAAACGGAACAGACGAATATGCTGCTTCTACAATTTACGGTTCAATCAGGGGAAGTTCAGACACATTCTCTGAAACAGGACTTTACGCCTACTACCCGTCACGCCATAAATGGAACAGGGACGGAACATCAGACACTTCATCAGGCGGAAACTGATTTTAAATGCCGGATCTCTTTGACGAAAGCCAATTTTCGCATGAACCTCTTGCCGCAAGGATGAGACCAAGAACACTGGACGAATACATCGGACAGGATCATATAGTAGGCAAAGGCAGACTTCTCAGAAGGGCAATTGCGGCAGACCAGCTTACTTCCGTTATTTTTTACGGACCGCCGGGAACAGGAAAGACAACTCTTGCCCGTGTAATAGCAAACCACACGCAGTCCAATTTCATAACACTCAATGCTGTTCTTACCGGTGTTGCAGACATCAGAAAATCAATATCTGAAGCAGAAACCCAGAAGAACATGTATTCCAGAAAGACAATTCTCTTTGTAGATGAAGTTCACCGCTGGAACAAAAGCCAGCAGGACGCCCTTCTTCCGTGGGTAGAAAATGGAACAATAATTCTCATAGGCGCCACTACCGAAAACCCGTTTTTTGAAGTAAACAAAGCCCTTGTAAGCAGAAGCCGCGTTTTTCAGCTTAAGCCGCTCACAAAAGACGACCTTATGCACGCCGCGCACCAGGCTCTTGACGACACAGAACGCGGTTACGGACACTGGAAAGTACAGTTCGAAGAAGGTGCGCTGGAACATCTTGTAGAAACCGCCAACGGAGATGCCCGTTCGCTCCTTAACGCGCTGGAACTCGCCGTCGAAACTACCCCTGAAAAATGGAATCCTTCGGCAACACCGCCTGTTCCGTCCTACGGAAGTACAATTTACATAAGCCGCGAAACTGCAGAAGAATCCATTCAAAAGAAAGTAGTTCTTTACGACCGCGACGGCGACTACCACTACGACATAATTTCTGCATTTATAAAAAGCCTGCGCGGAAGAGACCCCGATGCTGCCTGTTACTGGCTTGCAAGAATGGTAAAAGCAGGCGAAGACCCGGACTTTATTTTCAGAAGAATGCTTATAAGTGCCTGTGAAGATACAGGACTTGCAGACCCGCATGCAATAGAAGTTGTAGAAAGTTGTGCGGCAGCCTTTGACCGTGTAGGAATGCCTGAAGGACGGTATTTTCTGGCACACGCAGCCCTTTACCTGGCAACGGCACCAAAATCAAACAGTTCCATGGCTTTTTTTGACGCGCTTCATTCCGTAGAACAGGAAGACGCAGATGTTCCCAACCACCTCAAGGATTCCAGCCGCGATGCAGAAGGTTTTGGACACGGAGCCGGCTATATGTACCCGCATGCTTACAGGGACCACTGGGTTGCCCAGCAGTATCTTCCCGATGCCCTTGTAGGAAAAGTCTTTTACAATCCTTCTGACCAAGGTTACGAAAACAAAATAAAATCAGAAGTACTTTCCAGACGCGAACTTCAGATTTCGGCAATTCTTGAAAACCAGGGAATAAGCGGTGCAAAAGTAAACCCCGTTTCGCAATGGTGGATGGACGAACATTTTAACTTACCTGCACAAAAAGAAGAAAATCTTACATTCAGCCCGGCTGACGGAACAAAAAATGCAGTTCTGGACAGAGCCGACCGTTCATGGAAGGCAAGGCTTGACTCCAACAGGGCGCAGACACTTCTTCAAATAAGAAACGATATGGAAGAAACTGCCGGTATTTTAAGGCACCACCGCTCACTTATCTGGAATGCAGATGATGCACTTTTACTTTTTGACATAACAAGAAAAGCCCCCGAAGGACTTACATGCGGACTCTGCCGTACAAAAAACGGTTTTGACACGCTCATTCAGTATTCAAAAACGCTTGCAGAACTCGATAAACCGCAGCTTGCACTTATTGAGCCTGATAATTCCACTCTGTTTTTCTCAAAGAACAGTTTTTTGAAGTCTTCACGCAGTTTTGGTGACATTGTATTTGACAGAATTTTCTTCAGAGACATTATTTCCTCTGTGGAAGACATACAGAATTTTGCAGAGGCAATAGACAAAACCTTTTCGGAAACAGAAAATCCAAACCGCGACATAGCTTTTGGCCAAGATGACACACTTAACAAAGATACGCCCGCACTTCTTTCAAAAAATGCACAAATCATTCTCTCACAGCGAATTCCGTGCGCAGGTCAGCACATAAGCGAACTTTTGCTTGAACAAAAAAAGTATGACGAGCAGACAGTGCAGATTCTGAATAAAATGGAAAAGGCTGAATCTGATTTCTTTTCAAACCCGGCAAATCCTCTTTTTAACTGGAACGAAGAAACGGCAGCCAAAGTTTTTGCAAAACACAGTCTTGCGTGCTCATACAAAAGCACTGTAATTACAGAAAAACGCAGAATCTCTGAAAACGAAATAAACCGCTGGTTCAACACAACAGAATCTTCTTACGGAGCAGCAGTTGCACATGAAATCGGTGCCCAAAATGCAGCAAAAGTAGCAGAACTTCTGAAAGCTGCCGCAAAAGACACACTTTTTTCATGGA
Proteins encoded in this window:
- a CDS encoding TP0733 family outer membrane beta-barrel protein; translated protein: MKRLPALACMMILCLAPIAAQNDTTEEEQDIQVFNTDMIQEGDQNIRISLAPSFPLNFPDFPSLFMKDRHQLSIGGIGSLGYHYFLNSLFAVGVDIGFGFNVTIGSRVLNYVPFLASFTFQPTAGKFEFPISMNVGFAWESYSNYNYFPGLILKPEAGVHYRLTSGWSLGLEVAYMFMPQFNKLYDSSRENFYGQFLTSSIVARYYF
- a CDS encoding AAA family ATPase, which codes for MPDLFDESQFSHEPLAARMRPRTLDEYIGQDHIVGKGRLLRRAIAADQLTSVIFYGPPGTGKTTLARVIANHTQSNFITLNAVLTGVADIRKSISEAETQKNMYSRKTILFVDEVHRWNKSQQDALLPWVENGTIILIGATTENPFFEVNKALVSRSRVFQLKPLTKDDLMHAAHQALDDTERGYGHWKVQFEEGALEHLVETANGDARSLLNALELAVETTPEKWNPSATPPVPSYGSTIYISRETAEESIQKKVVLYDRDGDYHYDIISAFIKSLRGRDPDAACYWLARMVKAGEDPDFIFRRMLISACEDTGLADPHAIEVVESCAAAFDRVGMPEGRYFLAHAALYLATAPKSNSSMAFFDALHSVEQEDADVPNHLKDSSRDAEGFGHGAGYMYPHAYRDHWVAQQYLPDALVGKVFYNPSDQGYENKIKSEVLSRRELQISAILENQGISGAKVNPVSQWWMDEHFNLPAQKEENLTFSPADGTKNAVLDRADRSWKARLDSNRAQTLLQIRNDMEETAGILRHHRSLIWNADDALLLFDITRKAPEGLTCGLCRTKNGFDTLIQYSKTLAELDKPQLALIEPDNSTLFFSKNSFLKSSRSFGDIVFDRIFFRDIISSVEDIQNFAEAIDKTFSETENPNRDIAFGQDDTLNKDTPALLSKNAQIILSQRIPCAGQHISELLLEQKKYDEQTVQILNKMEKAESDFFSNPANPLFNWNEETAAKVFAKHSLACSYKSTVITEKRRISENEINRWFNTTESSYGAAVAHEIGAQNAAKVAELLKAAAKDTLFSWKTRNVIFKITKA